The following coding sequences are from one Saccharomyces cerevisiae S288C chromosome VI, complete sequence window:
- a CDS encoding uncharacterized protein (hypothetical protein; conserved across S. cerevisiae strains; partially overlaps dubious ORF YFL015W-A; YFL015C is not an essential gene), producing MLAYTFPSFNFYVNGFFSFLFLFLFLFPSLLRFYVILCRPLQVATYPLNRCQQYSSLAIFTASGFWLLVLVPRAKGPSTRRHCYRQLAPTHHRPFFSIFGWAVSGIRPLPEIFTWICASPFFLHSLTPPTFSHFSVYQEEKKEKRRTPKNTEQEGNRMCIWMSG from the coding sequence ATGCTTGCGTATACCTTTccttctttcaatttctaCGTCAATGggtttttttccttccttttccttttccttttccttttcccCTCTTTACTACGTTTCTATGTTATTTTGTGCCGCCCCCTGCAAGTTGCAACATATCCCCTTAACAGATGCCAGCAATATTCTAGTCTTGCTATTTTTACCGCCTCTGGCTTTTGGCTTCTAGTCCTTGTCCCAAGAGCCAAGGGCCCGTCAACACGTCGTCATTGCTACCGCCAGCTGGCACCCACACATCACCGaccctttttttccattttcgGCTGGGCCGTTAGTGGGATCCGCCCGCTCCCGGAGATTTTCACTTGGATTTGCGCGTcccctttttttcttcattctcTGACTCCCCCTACCTTCTCCCACTTTTCTGTGTAtcaagaggaaaagaaggagaaaagGAGAACTCCGAAAAATACCGAACAAGAGGGTAACAGAATGTGCATTTGGATGAGCGGGTAA
- the HSP12 gene encoding lipid-binding protein HSP12 (Plasma membrane protein involved in maintaining membrane organization; involved in maintaining organization during stress conditions; induced by heat shock, oxidative stress, osmostress, stationary phase, glucose depletion, oleate and alcohol; protein abundance increased in response to DNA replication stress and dietary restriction; regulated by the HOG and Ras-Pka pathways; required for dietary restriction-induced lifespan extension), with protein MSDAGRKGFGEKASEALKPDSQKSYAEQGKEYITDKADKVAGKVQPEDNKGVFQGVHDSAEKGKDNAEGQGESLADQARDYMGAAKSKLNDAVEYVSGRVHGEEDPTKK; from the coding sequence ATGTCTGACGCAGGTAGAAAAGGATTCGGTGAAAAAGCTTCTGAAGCTTTGAAGCCAGACTCTCAAAAGTCATACGCTGAACAAGGTAAGGAATACATCACTGACAAGGCCGACAAGGTCGCTGGTAAGGTTCAACCAGAAGACAACAAGGGTGTCTTCCAAGGTGTCCACGACTCTGCCGAAAAAGGCAAGGATAACGCTGAAGGTCAAGGTGAATCTTTGGCAGACCAAGCTAGAGATTACATGGGAGCCGCCAAGTCCAAGTTGAACGATGCCGTCGAATATGTTTCCGGTCGTGTCCACGGTGAAGAAGACCCAACCAAGAAGTAA
- the IES1 gene encoding Ies1p (Subunit of the INO80 chromatin remodeling complex; relocalizes to the cytosol in response to hypoxia), whose translation MGKRVYDPIHDTFQLREDNSDETKADSPMQSVKSGSQEEASPSSIQSETETVTTKSIPVIHEIEIDDKNDDDSTQSEEENTNILLNFEPSTVPEATGASTATGPVTTNTVRRKPKESNASKYNRHLKKPDGEPFNRKDIQFSFMQELLMDKRQIFTNVLKPLYKNSIVPINIDGDKLSINVTDKEYDARTFVFNDKLTFAQLYVLTIATSIKCSKILRDKLLLDQQVAFSTCVLALLVNIGRLNTTINFYLEMTSQLRTFHSVPVLQLHANDPKLLQDTPRLKSILKNLPWGNEQLSLMETYKKVDQNDGEVDTVNKFNIINMLFSICDNSGLIDKRFLSKYVEVESKAQEQDMVDEQNEVKETEAENEKQESKAAYATTLFDILDYSKYEPKDRSNILIWLLYIHLETNLSQEEVEESVRFFNGLEDGAPAGKFILRCTERSYDTDPEDELEFGANQRIKRREFMSKMEEGRKRERTNVTEVKKPSIGGDKSEEDGEGEDDKSEETVEETRSLLTPTPILESSSPMTLNRKKVTPQLPKVTPAAPTETEEEITSAAIIDKNDLNLTPLKKYNSSATVNKVDKLISLDLNKHVSENGKTQEEFLADLKKSQVPNRLKRRDIGLIKIFNEFEDIPVASVLGIRGKKRKKFKDNLLGFETDFMKNLGASKKVLLNKIERAEIDDEEATAMFKLE comes from the coding sequence ATGGGGAAGAGAGTATACGATCCAATTCATGATACTTTCCAACTACGAGAAGACAATTCTGACGAAACAAAAGCAGATTCTCCAATGCAATCTGTAAAATCGGGATCACAAGAAGAAGCATCCCCAAGCTCCATTCAATCAGAGACCGAGACTGTGACTACAAAAAGCATTCCAGTTATACACGAGATTGAAATCGAcgataaaaatgatgatgactCCACGcaaagtgaagaagaaaataccAACATCTTGCTCAACTTCGAACCTTCTACAGTGCCTGAAGCAACAGGAGCAAGTACGGCAACGGGGCCAGTGACAACTAACACTGTTAGAAGGAAACCCAAAGAAAGCAATGCCAGTAAATACAATCGTCATTTGAAGAAACCTGACGGCGAGCCATTCAATAGAAAGGACATTCAGTTCAGTTTCATGCAAGAACTGTTGATGGACAAGAGGCAAATCTTCACTAATGTTCTAAAACCCCTATACAAGAACTCTATTGTACCCATTAATATCGATGGCGATAAATTATCAATCAACGTGACCGACAAAGAGTACGATGCAAGGACATTTGTATTTAACGATAAATTGACGTTCGCACAATTGTATGTGTTGACAATAGCCACTTCTATCAAATGTTCCAAAATTCTCAGAGATAAACTATTATTAGACCAACAAGTAGCATTTTCTACTTGTGTTTTAGCGTTATTGGTCAACATTGGTAGGTTGAACACCactataaatttttatttagaAATGACATCGCAATTGAGAACTTTTCACTCCGTGCCAGTTTTACAATTACATGCCAATGATCCGAAACTTTTGCAGGATACACCTAGACTGAAATCTATTCTGAAAAATCTGCCGTGGGGCAATGAGCAACTCTCATTGATGGAGACTTACAAAAAGGTCGACCAAAATGATGGTGAAGTGGACACCGTTAACAAATTTAACATTATTAATATGTTGTTTAGCATATGTGATAATTCCGGCCTAATTGACAAGAGGTTTCTTTCCAAGTATGTGGAAGTCGAATCGAAAGCTCAGGAGCAAGATATGGTAGATGAACAGAATGAAGTAAAAGAAACGGAAGcggaaaatgaaaaacaagaatCAAAAGCAGCTTATGCAACAACATTATTTGATATACTGGACTATTCGAAATACGAGCCAAAGGATAGATCAAACATATTGATTTGGCTGCTATATATTCATTTGGAGACAAACTTAAGCCAGGAGGAGGTCGAAGAATCAGTaagatttttcaatggaTTGGAAGATGGTGCACCTGCTGGAAAGTTCATTTTAAGGTGTACGGAACGCAGTTACGACACGGATCCTGAAGATGAATTAGAGTTCGGAGCCAACCAACGCATCAAGAGAAGAGAATTCATGAGTAAGATGGAGGAGGGTAGGAAGCGCGAGCGTACCAATGTTACAGAGGTGAAAAAGCCCAGTATCGGTGGTGACAAGAGTGAAGAGGACGGTGAAGGGGAAGATGACAAGAGCGAGGAGACTGTAGAGGAGACTAGATCACTTTTGACGCCTACGCCCATACTGGAATCTTCTTCACCCATGACATTGAACAGGAAAAAAGTCACACCACAACTGCCCAAAGTAACGCCAGCAGCACCAAcagaaacagaagaagaaatcaccTCCGCTGCTATCATTGACAAAAACGATTTAAATCTAAcaccattgaaaaaatacaatagTTCGGCTACGGTAAACAAGGTCGACAAGCTAATATCGCTAGATCTGAACAAGCATGTGTCAGAAAATGGTAAGACACAAGAGGAGTTTCTCGCcgatttgaaaaaatccCAGGTGCCAAACAGGTTGAAAAGACGCGATATTGGGTTAATCAAGatattcaatgaatttgaagacATCCCCGTAGCGTCAGTGCTTGGGATTCGCGgtaaaaagagaaagaaattcaaagataATTTGCTTGGATTTGAGACGGATTTCATGAAAAATCTCGGCGCTTCAAAGAAAGTACTTTTAAATAAAATCGAACGCGCGGAAAttgatgacgaagaagcAACCGCCATGTTTAAGCTGGAGTGA
- a CDS encoding uncharacterized protein (hypothetical protein; transcribed during sporulation; null mutant exhibits increased resistance to rapamycin) translates to MPKSRPKRTIASSSSVFYGSSPFQNDGYIKVMELVSHIVIEINHSPTATTDETRKQNNPELKVKEPVCNLKKWENNTNFILEDHTKNKTKLSSTDRIRKWFRRHILKEEIEILSHGKQLSSIDEDYCPSNVLVGCSRDLNKLRSFQNF, encoded by the coding sequence ATGCCCAAATCCCGACCAAAAAGGACCATTGCGTCTTCCTCGTCAGTTTTTTATGGAAGTTCACCTTTCCAAAATGATGGCTACATCAAAGTAATGGAACTCGTATCACACATTGTCATTGAAATAAATCATTCACCTACCGCAACAACGGATGAAACGAGAAAGCAGAATAATCCGGAGCTGAAAGTGAAAGAACCAGTTTGTAACCTCAAGAAGTGGGAAAATAACACTAACTTTATATTGGAAGATCATACGAAGaataaaacaaaactttCTAGCACAGATAGGATACGTAAGTGGTTTAGAAGACATATATTAAAGGAAGAGATCGAAATCCTTTCCCATGGAAAACAATTGAGTAGTATTGATGAGGATTATTGCCCTTCAAATGTTCTTGTAGGATGTTCAAGAGATCTAAATAAACTCAGatcatttcaaaatttttag
- the HXT10 gene encoding hexose transporter HXT10 (Hexose transporter; expressed at low levels and expression is repressed by glucose) produces the protein MVSSSVSILGTSAKASTSLSRKDEIKLTPETREASLDIPYKPIIAYWTVMGLCLMIAFGGFIFGWDTGTISGFINQTDFKRRFGELQRDGSFQLSDVRTGLIVGIFNIGCALGGLTLGRLGDIYGRKIGLMCVILVYVVGIVIQIASSDKWYQYFIGRIVSGMGVGGVAVLSPTLISEISPKHLRGTCVSFYQLMITLGIFLGYCTNYGTKKYSNSIQWRVPLGLCFAWAIFMVIGMVMVPESPRYLVEKGKYEEARRSLAKSNKVTVTDPGVVFEFDTIVANMELERAVGNASWHELFSNKGAILPRVIMGIVIQSLQQLTGCNYFFYYGTTIFNAVGMQDSFETSIVLGAVNFASTFVALYIVDKFGRRKCLLWGSASMAICFVIFATVGVTRLWPQGKDQPSSQSAGNVMIVFTCFFIFSFAITWAPIAYVIVAETYPLRVKNRAMAIAVGANWMWGFLIGFFTPFITRSIGFSYGYVFMGCLIFSYFYVFFFVCETKGLTLEEVNEMYEERIKPWKSGGWIPSSRRTPQPTSSTPLVIVDSK, from the coding sequence ATGGTTAGTTCAAGTGTTTCCATTTTGGGGACTAGCGCCAAGGCATCCACTTCTCTAAGTAGAAAGGATGAAATTAAACTAACCCCTGAAACAAGGGAAGCTAGCTTGGACATTCCATACAAACCCATTATTGCATACTGGACGGTGATGGGTCTCTGTCTGATGATTGCCTTTGGTGGATTCATTTTTGGTTGGGATACAGGAACCATTTCAGGGTTTATTAACCAAACAGATTTCAAGAGAAGGTTTGGTGAGTTACAAAGGGACGGCAGTTTTCAACTATCAGATGTCAGGACAGGGCTAATTGTCGGTATCTTCAACATAGGTTGTGCTTTAGGTGGCCTAACGCTGGGACGCCTGGGCGATATTTATGGGCGTAAAATCGGCTTAATGTGTGTTATACTGGTGTATGTTGTTGGTATCGTGATCCAGATTGCTTCCTCTGACAAATGGtatcaatattttattgGTAGAATTGTTTCTGGAATGGGTGTTGGAGGTGTTGCTGTGCTGTCGCCAACTTTGATCTCAGAAATTTCCCCAAAGCACCTAAGAGGCACTTGTGTCTCTTTTTACCAGCTAATGATTACCCTTGGAATTTTCTTGGGCTACTGTACCAATTATGGTACaaagaaatattcaaattCAATACAGTGGCGGGTTCCCTTGGGTTTGTGTTTTGCGTGGGCAATCTTTATGGTGATTGGAATGGTTATGGTTCCGGAATCGCCCAGATATTTAGTAGAAAAAGGTAAGTATGAAGAAGCTAGAAGGTCTTTGGCCAAATCAAACAAGGTCACAGTTACTGATCCAGGCGTTGTTTTTGAGTTTGATACTATAGTTGCAAATATGGAATTAGAAAGGGCTGTTGGAAATGCCAGTTGGCACGAACTCTTCTCAAATAAAGGAGCAATTCTACCAAGGGTAATAATGGGAATCGTTATCCAGTCACTGCAACAGCTTACTGGCtgtaattattttttctactACGGCACGACCATTTTCAATGCTGTTGGAATGCAAGACTCTTTCGAGACTTCCATTGTCCTTGGGGCTGTTAATTTTGCTTCTACATTTGTTGCACTATACATTGTGGATAAATTTGGGCGTCGAAAATGTTTATTGTGGGGGTCTGCCTCGATGGCAATTTGTTTCGTCATATTCGCCACCGTTGGCGTCACTAGATTATGGCCACAAGGGAAAGACCAACCTTCTTCGCAAAGTGCTGGTAATGTTATGATCGTTTTTACTtgtttcttcattttctcttttgcCATTACTTGGGCTCCTATCGCCTATGTCATTGTGGCAGAAACTTATCCATTAAGAGTTAAAAATCGTGCCATGGCCATTGCGGTTGGTGCGAACTGGATGTGGGGTTTCTTGATTGGATTTTTCACACCCTTTATCACTAGATCCATAGGATTTTCTTATGGCTATGTTTTCATGGGTTGCTTAATCTTTTCGTACTTCTacgttttcttctttgtttgCGAAACAAAGGGATTAACTCTGGAGGAAGTTAATGAAATGTAcgaagaaagaataaagcCATGGAAGTCCGGAGGTTGGATTCCCAGTTCTAGAAGAACACCACAACCAACAAGCAGTACACCATTAGTTATTGTTGATAGTAAATAA
- the AUA1 gene encoding Aua1p (Protein required for the negative regulation by ammonia of Gap1p; Gap1p is a general amino acid permease): protein MDRSLQVYICMYPYLDGSKQYRFDELISFYRPCPKSLDNIKSHYRQIHHQIRRRTHQHHQIRRRTHQHHHRSNCSRQRQCLVRHSCGRQMRVLA from the coding sequence ATGGACCGATCTTTGCAAGTATATATCTGTATGTATCCATATTTAGATGGCAGCAAGCAATATAGATTTGATGAGCTTATATCATTTTATCGTCCTTGTCCAAAAAGTCTTGATAACATTAAAAGTCACTACCGTCAAATCCATCATCAAATCCGCCGTCGAACCCACCAGCATCATCAAATCCGCCGTCGGACCCACCAGCATCATCACCGTAGTAATTGTTCTCGACAACGACAGTGTCTGGTCCGTCATAGTTGTGGTCGTCAAATGCGTGTTCTAGCATAG
- the WWM1 gene encoding Wwm1p (WW domain containing hypothetical protein; binds to Mca1p, a caspase-related protease that regulates H2O2-induced apoptosis; overexpression causes G1 phase growth arrest and clonal death that is suppressed by overexpression of MCA1): MAQSKSNPPQVPSGWKAVFDDEYQTWYYVDLSTNSSQWEPPRGTTWPRPKGPPPGVNNEKSSRQQADQAPPPYSSQSTPQVQAGAQAQQPRYYQPQQPQYPQYPQQQRYYPQQAPMPAAAPQQAYYGTAPSTSKGSGHGGAMMGGLLGVGAGLLGGAMLEHAFDDHNYDGPDTVVVENNYYGDDAGGSDGGFDDAGGFDGGFDDGFDGSDF; encoded by the coding sequence ATGGCTCAAAGTAAAAGTAATCCTCCTCAAGTGCCTTCTGGCTGGAAGGCtgtttttgatgatgaataCCAGACTTGGTATTATGTAGATTTATCTACGAACAGCTCTCAGTGGGAACCACCAAGGGGAACAACATGGCCAAGACCCAAAGGTCCTCCACCAGGTGTTAACAATGAGAAGAGTTCTCGTCAACAGGCAGACCAGGCTCCTCCACCTTATTCTTCTCAATCAACACCGCAAGTGCAAGCAGGGGCCCAAGCACAGCAACCTCGTTACTATCAGCCTCAACAGCCTCAGTACCCTCAATACCCTCAACAGCAGCGTTACTATCCTCAACAAGCCCCTATGCCAGCAGCAGCACCACAGCAAGCATACTATGGAACTGCGCCAAGCACCAGTAAAGGTAGTGGACACGGCGGTGCCATGATGGGTGGTTTACTTGGTGTTGGTGCGGGTTTGTTAGGTGGAGCTATGCTAGAACACGCATTTGACGACCACAACTATGACGGACCAGACACTGTCGTTGTCGAGAACAATTACTACGGTGATGATGCTGGTGGGTCCGACGGCGGATTTGATGATGCTGGTGGGTTCGACGGCGGATTTGATGATGGATTTGACGGTAGTGACTTTTAA
- the CDC4 gene encoding SCF ubiquitin ligase complex subunit CDC4 (F-box protein required for both the G1/S and G2/M phase transitions; modular substrate specificity factor which associates with core SCF (Cdc53p, Skp1p and Hrt1p/Rbx1p) to form the SCFCdc4 complex; SCFCdc4 acts as a ubiquitin-protein ligase directing ubiquitination of cyclin-dependent kinase (CDK) phosphorylated substrates, such as: Sic1p, Far1p, Cdc6p, Clb6p, and Cln3p) — MGSFPLAEFPLRDIPVPYSYRVSGGIASSGSVTALVTAAGTHRNSSTAKTVETEDGEEDIDEYQRKRAAGSGESTPERSDFKRVKHDNHKTLHPVNLQNTGAASVDNDGLHNLTDISNDAEKLLMSVDDGSAAPSTLSVNMGVASHNVAAPTTVNAATITGSDVSNNVNSATINNPMEEGALPLSPTASSPGTTTPLAKTTKTINNNNNIADLIESKDSIISPEYLSDEIFSAINNNLPHAYFKNLLFRLVANMDRSELSDLGTLIKDNLKRDLITSLPFEISLKIFNYLQFEDIINSLGVSQNWNKIIRKSTSLWKKLLISENFVSPKGFNSLNLKLSQKYPKLSQQDRLRLSFLENIFILKNWYNPKFVPQRTTLRGHMTSVITCLQFEDNYVITGADDKMIRVYDSINKKFLLQLSGHDGGVWALKYAHGGILVSGSTDRTVRVWDIKKGCCTHVFKGHNSTVRCLDIVEYKNIKYIVTGSRDNTLHVWKLPKESSVPDHGEEHDYPLVFHTPEENPYFVGVLRGHMASVRTVSGHGNIVVSGSYDNTLIVWDVAQMKCLYILSGHTDRIYSTIYDHERKRCISASMDTTIRIWDLENIWNNGECSYATNSASPCAKILGAMYTLQGHTALVGLLRLSDKFLVSAAADGSIRGWDANDYSRKFSYHHTNLSAITTFYVSDNILVSGSENQFNIYNLRSGKLVHANILKDADQIWSVNFKGKTLVAAVEKDGQSFLEILDFSKASKINYVSNPVNSSSSSLESISTSLGLTRTTIIP, encoded by the coding sequence ATGGGGTCGTTTCCCTTAGCTGAGTTTCCATTACGTGATATCCCTGTTCCTTATAGCTACCGTGTGTCTGGCGGTATAGCTTCCTCAGGTAGTGTTACTGCGCTTGTTACTGCCGCTGGCACTCATCGAAACTCGTCCACGGCTAAGACAGTTGAGACAGAAGACGGCGAAGAAGATATCGATGAGTATCAGAGGAAAAGAGCAGCTGGTTCTGGCGAATCCACTCCTGAACGCAGTGATTTCAAAAGGGTAAAACATGATAATCACAAAACCCTCCATCCAGTTAACTTACAGAACACCGGTGCAGCGTCTGTGGATAATGACGGTCTGCACAATTTAACAGATATATCCAACGATGcagaaaaacttttgatGTCTGTGGATGATGGTTCTGCCGCACCTTCTACATTGAGTGTAAACATGGGAGTGGCATCTCATAATGTTGCTGCTCCCACTACCGTCAATGCGGCAACAATAACTGGCAGTGATGTTAGTAACAATGTTAATAGTGCTACTATTAACAATCCTATGGAGGAAGGAGCGCTGCCGTTATCACCCACTGCTTCCTCTCCAGGTACCACAACTCCTTTAGCTAAAACTACGAAAACtatcaacaacaataataatatcgCCGATTTGATAGAATCCAAAGATTCTATAATCTCCCCTGAATACCTTTCTGATGAGATTTTCAGCGCAATAAACAATAATCTCCCTCACGCatacttcaaaaatttattatttagATTAGTTGCCAACATGGATAGGAGTGAACTATCCGACTTGGGGACTTTAATCAAGGATAATTTAAAGAGGGACCTAATAACGTCTTTGCCTTTTGAAAtaagtttgaaaattttcaattatttGCAATTCGAGGATATTATAAATTCCCTTGGGGTCTCCCAAAATTGGAACAAAATAATTAGAAAATCTACATCGTTGTGGAAAAAACTTCTGATATCGGAAAATTTTGTGAGCCCAAAGGGTTTTAATTCTCTCAATCTCAAACTCTCCCAAAAATACCCAAAACTCTCACAACAAGATCGCCTTAGATTATCTTTTCTGGAGAATATATtcattttaaaaaattggtACAATCCCAAGTTTGTACCACAAAGGACCACGTTAAGAGGCCATATGACGAGTGTTATTACGTGCTTGCAATTTGAAGATAATTATGTCATTACGGGGGCTGATGACAAAATGATCAGAGTTTATGATTCGATAaacaagaaatttcttctaCAACTATCAGGTCATGATGGTGGGGTTTGGGCATTGAAGTATGCCCATGGCGGTATTTTAGTCAGCGGTTCTACAGACAGAACGGTGCGAGTTTGGGATATTAAGAAAGGTTGTTGTACCCATGTGTTTAAAGGTCATAACTCTACGGTGAGGTGCCTAGATATAgtagaatataaaaatatcaagTACATTGTTACTGGTTCGAGAGATAACACTTTGCACGTTTGGAAATTGCCCAAGGAGTCCTCCGTTCCTGATCATGGGGAAGAACATGATTATCCATTAGTCTTTCATACCCCTGAGGAGAACCCATATTTTGTTGGTGTTTTAAGAGGACATATGGCATCTGTAAGAACTGTCTCAGGCCACGGTAATATTGTCGTTAGTGGCTCCTATGATAATACACTGATTGTGTGGGATGTTGCGCAAATGAAATGTTTGTATATTTTAAGTGGACATACGGATCGTATTTATTCGACAATCTACGAtcatgaaagaaaaaggtgCATCTCTGCCAGTATGGATACCACTATTAGAATTTGggatttggaaaatatatGGAATAATGGAGAATGTTCCTACGCAACAAATTCAGCATCGCCATGCGCCAAAATACTTGGTGCTATGTACACTTTGCAGGGTCATACAGCTTTGGTCGGTTTATTAAGATTATCCGACAAATTTTTGGTCAGTGCCGCTGCAGACGGTTCAATAAGGGGTTGGGACGCAAACGACTACTCTAGAAAATTTTCCTACCATCATACCAATTTGAGTGCAATTACCACATTTTATGTATCGGATAATATTTTGGTGAGTGGATCGGAAAATCAGTTCAACATCTATAATCTACGGAGTGGGAAATTGGTCCACGCAAATATTCTAAAAGATGCTGATCAGATTTGGTCGGTTAATTTTAAGGGCAAAACACTTGTTGCAGcagttgaaaaagatggaCAGAGCTTTTTAGAAATTCTGGATTTCAGCAAAGCTTCAAAAATTAACTACGTTAGCAATCCCGTAAACTCCTCGTCGTCGTCTTTGGAATCCATTTCTACTTCTTTGGGTCTAACGAGGACAACTATAATACCATGA